CAGCTTCGAGGGGATGGGCGCCAGCCGCGAGGCCGCCTTCTCCACCCTAGTCGAGCCGGCTTTCTTTATCCTCTTGGGTTCCCTGGCCCTGGTCACCGGCCGGACTTCGTTCGAAGCCATCTTTGCCCGACCCCACTACGGCATCGGCAGCGCCGTCCTGGTCAAGGCCCTGGCCGCCTTGTCGTTCTTCATCATGCTCCTCGTGGAAGGATCCCGCGGACCGGTCGATGATCCGACGACCCATCTGGAGCTGACCATGATTCACGAAGTCATGATCCTGGACTATTCCGGGCCCGACCTGGCTTTCCTTCTGTACGCGGCCGGGGCCAAGATGGTCCTGTTCGCCGTGCTGATCGCCGACCTGTTGATCCCCTCGACGATCGGCCCTGCGGCCGGAGCCCTGCTCTTGGGGGCCGCGCTCGGCCTGACGGCAGCGGCCGTCGGGCTGGTCGAGTCCCTCACCGCCCGAATCCGGATGACCCATGTGCCGCAGTTCGTGTTCCTCCTGACGGCCCTGGCCCTGACGGTGTTCGCCGTCCTCCTGTTTTCCCTGCGGAGAGGCTTCTGATGTGGGATCTATTCATCATCCTGTTCGGGGCGACCATCCTGTCGCTCTTCGCGGCCAGCCGGATCGAGTCCTTCATCCGGGTTTTGGCCCTGCAGGGGCTTCTGCTTTTTTTACTGGTCGTCATCGACCTGCGGACCATCAACTGGCTGAGCATCGCTTTTCTGGTCCTGGAGACGCTGGTCGTCAAGACCATCGTCATCCCTCTGTTCCTGCTCCGGG
Above is a window of Candidatus Aminicenantes bacterium DNA encoding:
- a CDS encoding NADH-quinone oxidoreductase subunit H, which codes for MSHLPGYLVLLAASVLFTGVAGRVKAWWAGRRGAPLLQEVFDLRKLVRKGEVISRTTSFVFRLNPPVQVAAVAFAALLVPLPGQPSLLHIPGDFVLFTYAFGLAKFMAVIAALDTGSSFEGMGASREAAFSTLVEPAFFILLGSLALVTGRTSFEAIFARPHYGIGSAVLVKALAALSFFIMLLVEGSRGPVDDPTTHLELTMIHEVMILDYSGPDLAFLLYAAGAKMVLFAVLIADLLIPSTIGPAAGALLLGAALGLTAAAVGLVESLTARIRMTHVPQFVFLLTALALTVFAVLLFSLRRGF